The proteins below come from a single Bordetella genomosp. 11 genomic window:
- a CDS encoding RNA polymerase sigma factor, with amino-acid sequence MAQAPGVEQILSHIPSLRRYARLLAGDAASADDLVQDTLERACAKWSLWKPGTALRAWLMTLMHNLYLNRVRDWRHDDNHDNWDDHPDLAHEPMAHAPDMLDLERALARLTPTLRTVLLLVTVEEYTYAEAAEILQIPTGTVMSRLHRAREAVRVAMAGPDDAATPTPLHLVKR; translated from the coding sequence ATGGCGCAGGCGCCCGGCGTGGAGCAGATCCTCAGCCATATTCCGTCGCTGCGCCGCTATGCCCGCCTGTTGGCGGGCGATGCGGCCAGCGCGGACGACCTGGTCCAGGATACGCTGGAACGCGCCTGTGCCAAGTGGTCGCTATGGAAGCCCGGCACCGCGCTGCGCGCGTGGCTGATGACCCTGATGCACAACCTGTATCTGAACCGGGTCCGCGACTGGCGCCATGACGACAATCACGACAACTGGGACGACCATCCCGATCTGGCGCACGAGCCCATGGCCCACGCGCCGGACATGCTGGACCTGGAGCGCGCGCTGGCGCGCCTGACCCCTACCCTGCGCACGGTGCTGTTGCTGGTGACCGTGGAGGAATACACCTACGCCGAGGCGGCGGAAATCCTGCAGATTCCCACGGGCACCGTCATGTCCCGGCTGCATCGCGCGCGCGAAGCCGTGCGCGTCGCCATGGCCGGCCCGGACGATGCGGCCACGCCCACTCCCCTGCACCTGGTGAAGCGATGA
- a CDS encoding GntR family transcriptional regulator: MNNPAHTERDSKLVRRTTVDLVLEALRQRILSGQLRPGAPLRQEALAEELGVSRIPVREAIRRLEAEGLVSVHAHRGAYVCAISAADVVETFELRLQIEPWLFGEAIRAGGGPLDAARTALEASRHADTAEWGRINWRLHETLYLPARRDLAMTVLRQLHDRGDRYLRFQVVNVPLREQAYAEHLALIEHAEKGDVAGAVKALQAHIRVALEQVVEVVAGLTQAPME; encoded by the coding sequence ATGAACAATCCAGCCCACACCGAAAGGGACAGCAAGCTCGTGCGGCGCACCACGGTCGACCTGGTGCTGGAAGCCCTGCGGCAGCGCATCCTGTCGGGGCAACTGCGGCCCGGCGCGCCCCTGCGGCAGGAAGCCCTGGCCGAAGAACTCGGCGTCAGCCGCATCCCGGTGCGCGAAGCGATCCGCCGGCTGGAAGCCGAAGGACTGGTTTCCGTGCACGCCCATCGCGGCGCCTATGTCTGCGCCATCTCGGCGGCCGACGTCGTCGAAACCTTCGAATTGCGCCTGCAGATCGAACCCTGGCTGTTCGGCGAAGCCATCCGCGCCGGCGGCGGACCGCTGGACGCGGCGCGGACGGCGCTGGAAGCCTCCCGGCACGCCGACACGGCGGAATGGGGGCGTATCAACTGGCGCCTGCACGAAACCCTGTACCTGCCGGCGCGCCGCGACCTGGCGATGACCGTCCTGCGGCAGCTACATGATCGCGGCGACCGCTATCTGCGCTTCCAGGTGGTCAACGTGCCGCTGCGCGAGCAGGCCTATGCGGAGCACCTGGCCTTGATCGAGCACGCGGAAAAGGGCGACGTCGCCGGCGCCGTCAAGGCCTTGCAAGCGCATATCCGGGTGGCGCTGGAGCAAGTGGTGGAGGTGGTGGCGGGATTGACGCAGGCGCCGATGGAATAA
- a CDS encoding COG4315 family predicted lipoprotein yields MVRKFTLSALGAAALLIAGTAIAAAPAKTSNGVLVGDKGMTLYTFDKDTPNSGKSVCNGGCATNWPPLAAQADAKADGAWTVITRDDGSRQWAYKGQPVYYWVKDKAAGDKTGDGVGGVWHAAKP; encoded by the coding sequence ATGGTTCGCAAATTCACGCTTTCCGCCCTGGGCGCCGCCGCCCTTCTGATCGCCGGCACCGCGATCGCCGCCGCTCCCGCCAAGACCAGCAATGGCGTGCTGGTCGGCGACAAGGGCATGACGCTGTACACGTTCGACAAGGACACGCCCAATTCCGGCAAGAGCGTCTGCAATGGCGGTTGCGCGACCAACTGGCCGCCCCTGGCAGCCCAGGCGGACGCCAAGGCCGACGGCGCGTGGACGGTAATCACCCGCGACGACGGCTCCAGGCAATGGGCCTACAAGGGCCAGCCCGTGTACTACTGGGTCAAGGACAAGGCCGCCGGCGACAAGACCGGCGACGGTGTCGGCGGCGTCTGGCACGCGGCCAAGCCCTGA
- a CDS encoding branched-chain amino acid ABC transporter permease yields the protein MSYADYINLVINGLVEGLIIALPALALTLVYGLARFPNAATGDIVAVGGYAGLAAHHLTGSLVVAGLAGAAGGAVASVLAFVLAFRPVIRRSVITLLLTSIGVGFVIRAALGVAFGHDPRAFDMPLERAWRFGDVSIAPADLSLAALTLLTLAAVFIMLYATPLGRSLRAIADDPDLARVSGIRRERCMLAMWAIAGMVCGIAGTVTGMRTVVYPDAGWNLLLPAFAAAVVGGLGNPLGAVMGALLLGVLQELSTPAVGFVYKIALGYVFMMLVLLLRPQGLFNRPVGVR from the coding sequence GTGTCCTACGCCGATTACATCAATCTGGTCATCAACGGCCTGGTGGAAGGGCTGATCATCGCCTTGCCGGCCCTGGCGCTGACGCTGGTCTACGGGCTGGCCCGCTTTCCGAACGCGGCGACCGGCGACATCGTCGCCGTGGGCGGTTATGCGGGCCTGGCCGCCCACCACCTGACGGGGTCGCTGGTGGTGGCCGGCCTGGCGGGCGCGGCCGGCGGGGCGGTCGCGTCGGTGCTGGCCTTCGTGCTGGCGTTCCGGCCCGTCATCCGCCGCTCGGTCATTACTTTGCTATTGACCTCCATCGGCGTGGGCTTCGTCATCCGCGCCGCGCTGGGCGTGGCGTTCGGCCACGATCCGCGCGCCTTCGATATGCCGCTGGAACGCGCCTGGCGCTTCGGCGATGTGTCGATCGCGCCCGCCGACCTCAGCCTGGCCGCGCTGACGCTGCTGACACTGGCCGCGGTATTCATCATGCTCTATGCCACGCCGCTGGGCCGTTCGCTGCGCGCCATCGCCGACGATCCGGACCTGGCGCGGGTCAGCGGCATCCGGCGCGAACGCTGCATGCTGGCCATGTGGGCGATCGCCGGGATGGTGTGCGGCATCGCCGGTACGGTCACCGGCATGCGCACGGTGGTCTATCCCGACGCGGGCTGGAACCTGCTGCTGCCCGCTTTCGCCGCGGCGGTCGTGGGCGGCCTGGGCAACCCCCTGGGGGCCGTCATGGGCGCGCTGCTGCTGGGCGTGCTGCAGGAACTATCCACGCCCGCCGTCGGCTTCGTCTACAAGATCGCGCTGGGCTACGTCTTCATGATGCTCGTGCTGCTGCTGCGTCCGCAGGGGCTGTTCAACCGGCCGGTGGGGGTGCGCTGA
- a CDS encoding ABC transporter substrate-binding protein: MNRRHFVAATLVAAVASSFTLPVVAQASDFVVGALSPLTGSGAPYGPGMVKAIQLAAKEINAAGGAQGAQFRVVVEDTQTAPQAAVTGAKKMIEVDKVRAILGCWSSGESLAVIPLTNEADIPLMHGSGAPALSAEANPKRLGFRFQATNGRFGQAFAKIAERQGFKQPATMAFNNASGIGNTEGFTQAWKAAGGKVVASVVYEPNRPSYRSELQSVLRAKPDVIVTGSYLADTTILLREWYQTGIDTHWIIPGWAANPDLIKALGPKVTEGIISVESVSNENAPNYAHVRDALGKEGVDVSANVYAPMAYDQAIILALAVQALGPKATGPELAKKVHEMGTPGGEAVYSFADGKKLLEAGKRITYVGASSALNFDQYNDVTPDFAASFVENGKLVRKYVVKL; encoded by the coding sequence ATGAATCGCCGTCATTTCGTCGCCGCAACCCTGGTGGCCGCCGTGGCCAGCAGTTTCACCCTGCCCGTCGTGGCGCAGGCGTCCGACTTCGTCGTCGGCGCGCTCAGTCCGCTTACGGGATCGGGGGCGCCCTACGGGCCCGGCATGGTCAAGGCCATCCAGCTGGCCGCCAAGGAGATCAATGCCGCGGGCGGCGCGCAGGGCGCGCAATTCCGCGTCGTGGTGGAAGATACCCAGACCGCGCCGCAGGCCGCCGTGACCGGCGCCAAGAAAATGATCGAGGTCGATAAGGTCCGCGCGATCCTGGGGTGCTGGAGTTCCGGCGAGTCGCTCGCCGTCATTCCGCTGACGAACGAGGCCGACATTCCGCTGATGCACGGCTCGGGCGCCCCCGCGCTGAGCGCGGAAGCCAATCCCAAGCGGCTGGGTTTCCGTTTCCAGGCAACCAACGGGCGCTTCGGCCAGGCATTCGCCAAGATCGCCGAACGGCAGGGCTTCAAGCAGCCCGCGACCATGGCATTCAACAATGCATCGGGCATCGGCAATACCGAAGGCTTCACGCAGGCATGGAAGGCCGCCGGCGGCAAGGTCGTGGCCAGCGTGGTCTATGAGCCCAACCGGCCATCCTATCGCTCGGAATTGCAGTCCGTGCTGCGCGCCAAGCCGGATGTGATCGTGACCGGGTCCTATCTGGCCGACACCACCATCCTGCTGCGCGAGTGGTACCAGACCGGTATCGATACGCACTGGATCATCCCCGGCTGGGCAGCCAACCCGGACCTGATCAAGGCGCTGGGCCCGAAGGTGACCGAAGGCATCATTTCGGTGGAATCGGTCAGCAATGAAAACGCGCCCAACTATGCCCACGTGCGCGACGCGCTGGGCAAGGAAGGCGTGGACGTCTCGGCCAACGTCTATGCGCCGATGGCCTACGACCAGGCCATCATCCTGGCGCTGGCGGTACAGGCGCTGGGGCCGAAGGCGACCGGCCCGGAACTGGCCAAGAAGGTGCATGAAATGGGCACGCCCGGCGGCGAAGCGGTGTACAGCTTCGCGGATGGCAAGAAGCTGCTGGAGGCCGGCAAGCGCATCACCTATGTCGGCGCCTCCAGTGCGCTGAACTTCGACCAGTACAACGATGTCACTCCGGACTTCGCCGCCTCCTTCGTGGAGAACGGCAAACTGGTGCGCAAGTACGTCGTCAAGCTGTAA